The segment TGCAGGAGGTTCAGAAGACTTTTAGTCACGAGAACTGGAGTGCAATTAGCGAGATTTTTCAACTGAATGAACTGGCAGGCAGAATGTGGAGTGATCGCTTCGATTGTAATTTCGCCAAGATGGTGGATATAAATGCCCTACGGCGTACATGGGACGCTCTTCGTGATAATGCAATTGAGCTGTTACGACAGAAACTAGCCGCTCCGTTACGTCAACTTCATGCCCAAGAATTGGTTGCTGATGTAAAGACGAAATATCTGGAAATGCGAAAGCAGGTTGACGCATATAACGAGGCAATAATTCGGGTTGTTAGGGACATCGAGGCGCTCCAAAGTTCTCTAAAGGTGGAGAATATGGACCGCCTCGAAAATGATATCGAATGCTTAGAAGCAGCACAGAGGCGATTGCTGCCGGAAGTCTCTAGGGTGTGTCAACGCTATCAAAGATTCGAAAATGCAAAAAGGTTACTTGAGCGTTGCAAGGATGAACTGCGTGAGCAGCTTCACGACTACACAGAACAATTGTTGGCCACATACAGGGACACTATCAACAACCTGCTGGACCGGTTTGGTGCTAATTTCTCGATTGTGGAAATCGGGGTGAGGCATACTGGCGGTAGGGCTCGCACTGAGTATCGACTGAGAGTCTTGGGTGAGACTATTCCAGTTGTCTCGCCGGGAGGAAGGAGTGATGTTCCTTCCTTAGTTACTACGTTGAGTGAAGGAGATAAGCGGACGCTTGCTCTTGCGTTCTTCTTGGCGAGGGTAACCTTGGAGCAAAGTATGGAGGATTGCATCATTGTAATTGATGATCCGGTTTCAAGTCTTGATATGGGGCGTCGACGTGCTACGCGAGATGCTTTGCTGAAGGTTGCCACACGGTGTTCTCAATTGATTGTGCTATCACACGATGCTCTATTCTTACGCGATGCGTTGGAAAAAATTGCTGATGATGGAATATGGACGTGCCTACAGTTGACGAGGCGTGGTGACTACAGTGTTCTAGAAGGGTGCGACATTCATCGCATATGTCGAGACGATTATTATCGGAGTTATGAATTGCTCTTGAATTATCTGACATCGGGTCCAAATGGAAATGAAGCCGAGGTCGCTAGGACTATTCGGATATACTTAGAACATAACCTGCGGAATCGATATCCGGTTGAGCTGGAAGGGGCTAAGAACCTTGGTAAGATGATCGAACGCATTCGGAACGATTTGTCTAGGTTTGGGCAGCTGGCGGCCAGACTAGATGATCTCGTGCAACTTAATGACTTTTGTAGTCCGTTCCACCATGGTACTGACGACCGGCCGCCTGATCCGACCGACAGTGAGCTACGCCCGATGGTAAGGCTAGCATTGGAAATTGGCAGGGGCGAGAGATAAGGGTGGGCGAGAGCGGGACCGTGTAGTTGGATGAGCGAGATAGCGGGCTACTGCGTACGATTTGGAGGTACCAGGTAGGGATGATGTCTACTCGGGACAAGGGTACTCCCAAAGGGGCGCCGTAAATGGCTTGCCACAAGGGTCCAACGTAGTAGCGTTGATGGGCAACTCGGTTCAATTGTGAACCTGTTTTGTGCGGTGAGAAGTGTTGGCATGATTAGGTTGGGCGTCCTCGTGAGGGCGTGTGGTTTCGCTTGGCCGCCTGCGAATTGGTTGTAGGAACGGTAGCCGGTGTTTTGGGATGTCGCCAAGCGCAGGATGTCGTAGTGCCCCAAGGCTGGGACCTTGTGTCGGTGGTGCAGGGTAGGTAAGGATAGCCGCGGTGCAGCTAACTACACCGTTATTACGATAGTTGTGAGGGTGGCTCATCCGATGGATCCTTATCAGTGGCCAAGCCTGAAGCTTACTCATCGTCCATCAGCCATCCATCTGCACTGTCCGTACTGAGACAAACCACCAACGGCTTGAGCACGCCCAGATGCCCTGCCTTCATTGTCTGGCGCAGTTCATTGCCTCATGTTCCACATATTACCATACTACTTGTTATTTCCGCCACCGCCAGGCCCCCCACCACTAGCGAAGCCGGAGAGGGAGCTGTTAAATTATTTGTTGGAACGACGTGGTTCGCTTCCGGCCTTACTCCCGCCGCACGGCGACCGGCTCTCGGTACGCGTCGGACCGCGCCGATTCGGATGTTTCGGATTCGGCGGGTGCGGGAGTGTCCACCAATCTCCTTAAAGTAGATCCATCTCACCCCTCGCTCTTCTGTCGCACATGCCATTTACATACACGGAAAGGGTGGTCCGGTATGGCTAAGGTGCTCATCCTCACGGGCGATGCCGCGGAAGCGCTGGAAGTCTACTACCCCCTTTACCGCCTGAAGGAAGCAGGGCATGAGGTGCACGTGGCGGCACCGACGAAGAAGACGTTGCGGACCGTCGTCCACGACTTTGAGCCGGGTTGGGAAACGTTCACGGAGAAGCCGGCCTACCAGCTGCAGGCGGACCTCGCCTTTGCCGGCGTCAAGTCGGAGGAGTACGACGGGCTGATCCTGCCCGGCGGCCGGGCGCCGGAATACATCCGGCTGAATGAGCACGTGCCGCGCATCGTGGGCCACTTCTTTGAGGCCAACAAGCCCATCGGCGCCATCTGCCATGCCGCCCTGGTATTCGCGCGGCTGAAGGAGCACTTGAAGGGCCGGAAGTTGACGGCGTACACCGCCTGCCGGCCGGACGTGGAGTCTCTGGGCGCGTCCTACGTCACCGAGCCGCTACACGTGGACGGCAACCTGGTCTCCGCCCACGCGTGGCCGGATCTGCCCGGCTTCATGCGGGAGTTCCTGCGGCGGCTGGAGGAGTTCGCCGGCAACCGGTAGCGCAGGTGATGTGACGCCTGCGGCAACAGCCACCGGCAGTCCCGTGAAGGGCGACAACACAGGAACCCCCACCCAGCCGGGTGGGGGTTCTTCCATGTCCGGTTCCCTACACTGGGCGTGCCGTTCAACCGCGATTCACCGGACCCTTCGCCGAGGCACCCCGCTCCCCCTACGCCGAGCCCATGCGCCGGACGCAGCTGGCCGCCAGCAGCTTCCCGGCCGCCTCCATGTAGCTGGCGACGGTGTCGCCGGGATCGGGGATATCCTCGATGCCCAGGGCCATCGCCACCACATCGGTAAGGTCCTTCTGCCGGATGGGCGCCCCCATGGTCCTGGCGGTGCCCCGCGGGACCAGGGCCACCTTGTATTCCCGCGCCAGGGAGACCAGCTTGACGATCTCCTCCGGAGCACGTACTAGCAGGAAGGTCCAGCGCGCGCATTGACACTAGGTTCGTATCCATGTGGAAACCTGGCGCATCGCGTACCTGGCGCGGGGACGGTGGCTGGAACCGTCGCGGGGATGGCTGCGGCTCCTCACGGCCCGAGGCCCGGCAGAGCGGGCTCTGAAACATCGAGGGGGTCGGCGCCCATCACTGCAGGGACTGTAACCGGTGGTTGACCCGGCTCGCCGAACTCGTTGGCGGTCGATTATGGCCGCCGGTTTCGGGAAACCCTACCACAAAGGAGGTGCCACCATGGAACACGGCACAGCGTTGTTGATCAAGTTCGCGGCCATTACCGCCGTACTGTATCTTGTCCTTCCCGTTGGAGGCGCGGCGTTGACCATGGGCCAGCTGCTAACCTTGTCCCTGGTCCTAACGGTTGTAGCCTACGTCCTTGGCGACCGCATGATCCTGCCAGCGGCCGGCAATGCCGTCGCCGTCCTTGCCGACGGATTGCTGGCTTTCTTGATCCTCTGGCTGGCCGGCACTATGGTGGCGGCTATGGACCTGCGGTTCGGCGCCATCGTTCTGGCCACGTCGGTCATTGGGGTCGTGGAATTCTTCTTCCACCGGTACTTGATCTCGCGTGGCCTGGTGCAGCCGCCCGGCTCGGGCCAGTCCTCCGACCGGCGAGAGGCCTAAGCGACAACGGCCAGCACTCGCAGATGAACCTAGCGCCGCCGCCTTTCCGCCCCTACAGCCAGGCTGATGAACAGGGCCAGTCCCCCGTAAAGCAGGACGACCCCGAAGGCCAGCATCGCAGCTGCACCGGGCAAGAGGCCCTGTTCCATGGGTGCCATGGGTCTAATCCCCCTCCCTTTCGGCCCGGGCTGTCGTGGCGTGGGCACTTGCGGCGTAGGCAGTCTCCCCGTTCAGCCGGAAACTCAAGTAGAGAGCCGCGGCCACCATTCCCAGCACCACCGTTCAGCCAAACACCAGGACCGCGCTCTGCGGGTAGCCGCCATAGGGCTGCTGGAACTCGCGGATCAGGTTGTTCAGGATGTTGTACCCCAGCAGGACCGGCGTGACGTACTTGACCAGGACGTCCCACCAGCGTCCGACGGGAAAGTCCGAGAGCGGGTTTACGTGCGCCCGGATCTTCTCGGTGCCGTAGAGCCAGCCGAGGACGACGGCCTCCAGCAGGCCCAGTACGGCGATGCCGTAGCTGGACACGAAGTGGTCGACGATGTCCAGGATGTGAACCCCTGCACCGGTGGTGTAGAGGCTGCTGACCAGGAAGCCCACGAGGGCCAGCTTGCGCAGCAGGTTCTTCCGGTCGGCGCCGGTGCGGTCAATCAGGGCCGAGGCGAAGGCCTCGAACATGGACAGGCTGGAGGAAATGCCGGCCACCAGCAGCGCGAAGAAGAACATCAGGCCGAAGATGACCTGCGCCCAATAGGGCATGGGCAGCAGGCTGATGCCCTTGGGGAAGGCCACGAAGGCGACGCCGGCCCCGCTGGTCGCAATCTCTTCAAAAGGTACCCCGTTGGTTGTGGCGATGTACCCTAGCAGCCCGTGTTGGTAATGCCGTTGGCCCTCGAAGTCGCTGGTCTTTGAAAACGTCAGACGGCCGCGCCCAGGCATGGGAGCGGTCGGTACCCCTTGCTCAGGAGGTGGCGATCGCCTCCATCCGGCGGGCAAGCGCGTGGTGGCGCCAGAGCTTCATGAGGTTGAAAGCGGTACAACTGAAGAGCCACTCGAAGCGGGCTTTCGACAGCCCACGGAGAAGCAGCTGCCGGAGTCCCATAGCTTCTTTGAGGTGCCCAATGACCGGCTCCACCGAGCACTGGCGGAGTTTGTAGCGGCGGCGCCCCCGAACGGTTCGCAGTTTGCGGCGCATCCGGTCCCTGGCCGTCATGTGTTTTGGCATCCGCCCCCGGGGTGGCTGGCGTTGGCGCCATTCCGTATGACGGATCTTATCCGGCGGGATGAAGGCTTCGACACCCCGCTCCTCCAGAGCCTGGAGGTTGGCGTCGCTGTAATAACCGGCGTCGGCGGAAAGCTCCCTGGGGTGGCACCCGGTGTTGACCTCGACTTGTTGCAGCTGGCCCAGGAGATGAGGCGCGTCGGCGGCCTGGTTCGTCAGGTCCGCCGCCACGATGACGTGCGTTTCCGCGTCCACGGCCAGTTGGGCGTTGTAACCCTGGATGAAGGCCTTGTCGGCGCTGCGCAGGATCCGCGACTCGGGGTCGGTGAAGTTGATTTGATCCTTGTCGGCCGGGAGGGGGTCGGACGGGGCTTGCTTGCGGCGGGAGCGGCGCCCCTTCTTCGCCGCCTCCGCCTCCCGCGCCGCTTCCTTGGCTTCGGCCTCGGCCCGGGCCCGCTGCTCCAGCCGGGCCTTGGCCGCCTGAATCGCCTTCAGCCGCTTTTCCGCCGTGGCCAGCTCGGGAGGCAGGCGCCAGCCACTGTCGGAGCCGTGTTCGTCATCCTCCGCCCGGTCGTTGGCCTCAACCTCTTCCAAGTAGCGCCGGATCTCCTCCGTCAGGCGCCGTTCCTCCTCCTTCATCCGGCCGTAGCTCATGGCGCTGTGCTTGGAGGCGTAGGCCTTGAGCTTGGTCCCGTCCACCGCCACGTGCCGGAGCTTCACCAGCCCCGCCTCCTGGGCCAGGCGAACCGACTGGACAAACAGCCGGGCCAGGGCTTCATGGTGCCGGCGCCGGAAATTCGACAGCGTCCAGTGGTCGGGCTGCTGATTCGCCGCAAGCACCCGGAAGCCCACGTCTTCGTACAGGGCCCGCTCCAGGCGCCGTGAGGAGCGGATGCCCCGCATGTACGCGTACACCCACACCTTGACCATCATGCGCGGTTCGTAAGGGGGCTGGCCCCGGCGCTCGGTGTAGTCGTTGTAGACCGCTGACAGGTCGAACTGGTCGACCACCTGGCTGATGAAATGGACCGGGTGATCCTCCGGGAGCCACTCGTCCAGCGCAGGAGGCAGGATCATGAGCTGATGGGGTTGGTAGTCCCGAAACTTCTTCCTGTTCATAGTCTTTCTTCTTCGGCATGTCAGCCGAAAAATACTGCCCGATCGCCTGGCTGATGCAGCGTTATTCACACGGGCTGCTAGCACGCTGAAGACCGCCAGCCCCGCCAGGAAGTCGAAGCTGGAATTGGCGAAGACGGTGATGAAGGCGCTGTTCACCAGGTCCGACTTCCGGGGCAGAT is part of the Thermaerobacter subterraneus DSM 13965 genome and harbors:
- a CDS encoding DJ-1/PfpI family protein yields the protein MAKVLILTGDAAEALEVYYPLYRLKEAGHEVHVAAPTKKTLRTVVHDFEPGWETFTEKPAYQLQADLAFAGVKSEEYDGLILPGGRAPEYIRLNEHVPRIVGHFFEANKPIGAICHAALVFARLKEHLKGRKLTAYTACRPDVESLGASYVTEPLHVDGNLVSAHAWPDLPGFMREFLRRLEEFAGNR
- a CDS encoding AAA family ATPase, with the protein product MIEKLIALRGIGLLHNAVPQRAVTLKPITAIYAENGRGKSTLASVLRAFSCGDATAINARTTIGGQNGPTVHLRLNGRNYQFRDGQWTASYDKILVFDSEFVDKNVCSGSRIEPAHRENLLEFALGETGVRHKRTIDKIIEKIRHIQNTLRELTAEIARHSGPYQVSEFVQLQPEPDIESRLKELKQRLADAKRVDDFLHRPVPRQLQMPEFDIETVSTILGKSLESVDNDVEEIVKVHIARRLGGHGEQWLREGLAYLRHGDECPFCGQGLHGITLVEAYKVYFNAAYEALKRQIEVALQEVQKTFSHENWSAISEIFQLNELAGRMWSDRFDCNFAKMVDINALRRTWDALRDNAIELLRQKLAAPLRQLHAQELVADVKTKYLEMRKQVDAYNEAIIRVVRDIEALQSSLKVENMDRLENDIECLEAAQRRLLPEVSRVCQRYQRFENAKRLLERCKDELREQLHDYTEQLLATYRDTINNLLDRFGANFSIVEIGVRHTGGRARTEYRLRVLGETIPVVSPGGRSDVPSLVTTLSEGDKRTLALAFFLARVTLEQSMEDCIIVIDDPVSSLDMGRRRATRDALLKVATRCSQLIVLSHDALFLRDALEKIADDGIWTCLQLTRRGDYSVLEGCDIHRICRDDYYRSYELLLNYLTSGPNGNEAEVARTIRIYLEHNLRNRYPVELEGAKNLGKMIERIRNDLSRFGQLAARLDDLVQLNDFCSPFHHGTDDRPPDPTDSELRPMVRLALEIGRGER
- a CDS encoding DUF2512 family protein is translated as MEHGTALLIKFAAITAVLYLVLPVGGAALTMGQLLTLSLVLTVVAYVLGDRMILPAAGNAVAVLADGLLAFLILWLAGTMVAAMDLRFGAIVLATSVIGVVEFFFHRYLISRGLVQPPGSGQSSDRREA